Below is a window of Candidatus Cetobacterium colombiensis DNA.
ATTTTATGAAATTAAATAAAATTATTCCAAAACAACAGTGGCAATATTCTTTTTTAGTTGACTTACATTATTTTTATTCAGCTAATAAATTTGTTAGTATTAGAGAAAAATTATTCGAATCAGGTATTAAATATTTACAAGAAATAACTGAGGATATGTTTTCAACAATATTAAAAGATGATCGTTACGTACAGGAAGGACTACAAAAATTTTTAGATTATAAAAATGGAGTCATTGATTGGGATGTTAAAACTTTTTTAATAAAAGGTGATAAAGTTACAAAGATATATCAAAAATCAAGAAAATTTTTAAATATTTTATCTGAACATAATATTGAATTTATGATTGATTTAGAATCTTTTGATTTTCAAATTCTTAAAGATTTTGGATTTTCACAAGAGGACATTAACATATTTAAAGAAAAATACGAATCATATAATGCCGAAAGAAAAATATAATAGCTTTTACCTAGTTTAGATATTAGGAACAGAGTTTTGGGGAGGAAATTTTGATGAGTACATACAAATTATGGTGCAACTACCTTAGAATCGATAGATTTATTTATCCTGATGAAAAGAAATTGAAATTTTTAAATTTTTGTCATGAAAATAATGTAGTCTATCTTTCTGAAATAGACGAGGAGTTACTTACTCAGTACTCCAAAGTTCCTGGTGTTGGACCTGGAAGAATTGCAGATATCAAAAATGATCTTTCTGAGATTGTAGAAAGATTTTCAAAACAAAAAACTTATAAAAAAATTGTATCTTGTCGTTTAGATCGGATCATTTTTAATATAAAACATATTGAGGGTATTACTGTAGGGGAGTTTTTAAATTACACTCAAAATGATATTGATTCTTTACAACTATCTAATAATGAATTAGAAAGAATTTATGAAATATGTACAACCACTCTTCCTTTAGGAGAAACTTTAAAAAAGATTAAAAATACTCTTTCAGAGGAAGATATTCAACTATTAGTAGATAGACTAGAAAATAATAAAACTCTTGAAGAAATTGGAAGTTTAAGAAATATCAGTCGTGAAAGAACTCGACAAATTGAAATAAAATTAAAACAAATAATTGCTAATATATTTAGAAATACAAATCTAAATATAGCTTTAAAAATACAAGCCGATTTTAAAGATGAAATATCTTTAGATGAAATGTTAAAACTTTTTGGGGAAGATTATCGTTTCTTAGTTAGTTTTTTAAAAAGAAATGAAATTTTCTCTAGACCGTTTTATATTGATTTTTTAGATTTATTCCTTTTTGACAGAAGAGAACGTTTCTTTAAAATCTTTTACTCTTTAGAATTTACAAATATTTTAACTACGGAAAATGTTAAAACAATTAGAAGTAGTTTTAAAAGTTTCAAGTGGATTACTCAAGAAGAAATTGAAAAAATTATAACAAAATTAGGATATGAAAAACATGGTAAATACTATGTCCAAAATAGTGGATATAAAGATATTTTAGAACTTTATTTTGTTAAATTAGTTTCTCATCCTTTAAGAGTCGATGAAAATACTATTAAATTAATTATTGAAGATATAAATACTAGATTAGACTACAATCTATATTCAGAAGAAATAAAAACTATGAATGATAATACGGCTATTTATCTAGCTCGTAGACTAGAAGGGTTGCTTTCTAGAATAGATGGCATTATCATGACTGATTCAAGAACTTATATTCATATAAATAAAATTAAATATAACGTTGAAGCATTCTTAAGCTTAAAAGAAACTATTCTGTCTTTCAACGAAAATTACATTGATAGTATAGCTGTTTATAAAAATTTAGAAACTAAATTAAACGAAATTGGAATATACTCTGATCATGTATTTTATTCTTTATTTAAATATCATTTTGCTCAAGAGTTAAATCTAACTACTAATGGTAATAGTAGAGTTTTAACAATTGGAGATCAAGAGTTTAATAGAGTAGAAGAATTAGAAAAGTTCATGGAAATTGAAGGGAAAATTCTTGAAAAAAGTTATATTCAAGAAAAGCTTAATTATTCTAACGTTTCTTTAAATAATGCAATTGATAATTCAAATAAAATAATAAGTTTTGATAGATCTTTTATTGGACTTATTAATTTTGTACATATGTCAAAAGCAGAAATTGAACTTTTTAAAAATTTAGTTATTTCTAATGATAATGATGGTAATATATCAATTCCTGAATTAATAAGTAAAATTAATTTAAATAAAGGTTTCAAGGCTTTTATCAAGAAAAACAATATAAATAAATATTTTATAGCTTCTTTAGTTAGATATTATTTTCCTGAATACAAAGGTGGTTGTAACCTGCTTAGTAAAAAAATTAATTTAAAAATAAGTTGAGTCTGGTTTTTTCCAGACTCTTTTATTTTTTAAGTTAAATATCTTGAATTTTCAACTAAAATGATATAATATTTAACTATGTCAAACTTTGGAGCACGTCTATGAAATTTTTAATTACTGATTATTTTTTCAAAAGTATACCTATGGAAAAAATTAATAAAGTTCTGGACAAACTTTATTTTTTTTATAACACTATCAAAAATAATAAAATATTATCCTATAACCTTCCTAAAGGTTTTTGGATAAAAAAAATTCAAGGCTCAGATTCGCTTTACGAATTTAGAGTAGATAGTGGGGACCGGATATTTTTTTTATTAAATACTATATCTAGAGACACTACTCAAGGAAATATTATTTTTTTAATCTATTCATCCCATGATATGGCAATAAAAAAAGCCAAAAGAAAAGAGATTAATGAAAGTAATTTAAAAGATTTTATCACTTTTGATAAAAATGATGATATTCAAAATATTGATGAAAAGTTCTTTAATTACAATAATTTAATCACTTATGAAATTATTGATGACTCAGATTTTATGGAAAATTTTCATAATAAGAAATATAAATATTATTACCTAAATGATGAGCAATACTCTTGCCTAGTAGATTTACCACCTCATTTTATTGCTGGAAGTGCTGGAAGTGGTAAAAGTACCTTAACACTTAGAAAACTTTTAAATCTAGAAGAAAATCAAGAATTTTATGATATTTCTAAAGTCTTATATTTAACCGCTAATAAATATTTAAAAGATAATTCTTTTGAGCAATATTTAGAATTTAGAAAAAATAATAATAAAGTTGGGGATTTTTTTACCTTAAAAGAATTTTTGTGTAAGTTTTTAAATATTTCACCTGAACAAATTGTTGAATTTTCTAAATTTAAAGAGTTTTTTATTTTTTCTTATCCTAATAGAAAAAAACTGGATCTTTCTATTGAAGAAATTTATTCAGAAATAAATGGTATAATTAAAGGCCTTATGATAAAAGGTGGAGCTGACAATTGGAATAGAGATTTATCTAAACACTGTATCTCTTTAGAAGATTATTTAAACTTAAGTTCTAAATACTCCACATTAGATAAAGACTCTCGTAAAACTTTTTATGATATTTGTCAAAAATATAATTATTGGCTTCAACAAAATGACTTTTTTGATTTAAATGATTTATCAATTTTACTTTTAAAAAAGAATTTAGAATTTGATTTTATTATAATTGACGAAGTTCAAGATTTAACAGAAGTTCAAATATATATGCTCACATCTCTTGTTAAAAATAAAGATAATCTTTTTTTAGCTGGAGACATTCATCAAATGATTAATGCAACTTTTTTTAATTTTGAAAGAATAAAAAATCTTTTTTATTCTAAATATAATAAAAAAGTTAATATAAAAGTTTTATCAAAAAATTATAGAAGTTGCAAAAAAATAGTAGATCTTGCTAATTATTTTGCAGAACTTAGAAGCTCTTATATTGGAAATTTGGGAATTGAAGATTATAAAGAAGTTTCCATTCAAAAAGATGGAGAAGTAAATTTAACGCAAGTTAATATTCCTCTTTTAGAAAAAGCTCAAAATGATGCTAACTCTGCTATTGTTGTTCCTGATAACAAAATAAAATCAGAACTTCTTGATCAACTTAAAAATAAACATAGAGTTTTTACAATCCAAGAGATTAAGGGATTAGAATATAACAATGTCATTTGCTATAATCTTTCATCTACTTATTATAATCAATGGACAAAAATTTTCTTAAAATCAGCTAAACATGATCAAAAATATAGAAAATATTTTAATATATTCTATGTTGGGATTACTCGTGCACAAGAAAAACTTATCATTATGGAATCTAATATTGATGACAATAAAGTTTTAAAAGAACTTCATAATTTTTTAACTCCTAATGATGATGTTACAATTGATATAAAAAATGAAAATACAACAATTGAAAAAGAGGAATGGTTAAAAGAAGGAATTAAATTATACAAATTAGAACAACTTGATGAAGCACAATATGCATTTGAAAAAGCTGGCGAACCAACTTGGATTTTAGAAAGAGAATTAGAAAATCTTATCTCTCAATTAAACTTTAAAAAAGCTATAAAAAAACTTTCTGTTAAAACTTTAAAAAGCAAAGAAGTTTATTATAGAAAATTAATAATCGATACCGCTATTGAAAATGAACAATTTTTTGTTGCTGCTGAATGTAATCGTACATTTGGTATATCGTATAAAGATAAAGAAATCAAAGAGGGTATAAAAAAAGGAGTTACTGAAAATCATTTTACTCAAAAAGAACTACAAAAAATAATACAATTTTATAAAGAGAAAAAAGATTCAAACTTTGTAGGAGATTTACTTATAAAAATGAAGCGATTTAATGAAGCTTTAATTTTCTATCAAAATCTAAATAACTCTGCTGGAATACGTTTAGCACGTTGTGGAATACTTGAAGATTATTTTAAATCTCTCTCTAATTTTGAAAGCAAAGTAGCTGAATTAGATGATATAATTACAAATAAAAATATAAATAGTTTCGATAAAAAAGATAAACTCACTGCACTACATAGAGCCCTATTGATTAAAGA
It encodes the following:
- a CDS encoding sigma factor-like helix-turn-helix DNA-binding protein, which produces MSTYKLWCNYLRIDRFIYPDEKKLKFLNFCHENNVVYLSEIDEELLTQYSKVPGVGPGRIADIKNDLSEIVERFSKQKTYKKIVSCRLDRIIFNIKHIEGITVGEFLNYTQNDIDSLQLSNNELERIYEICTTTLPLGETLKKIKNTLSEEDIQLLVDRLENNKTLEEIGSLRNISRERTRQIEIKLKQIIANIFRNTNLNIALKIQADFKDEISLDEMLKLFGEDYRFLVSFLKRNEIFSRPFYIDFLDLFLFDRRERFFKIFYSLEFTNILTTENVKTIRSSFKSFKWITQEEIEKIITKLGYEKHGKYYVQNSGYKDILELYFVKLVSHPLRVDENTIKLIIEDINTRLDYNLYSEEIKTMNDNTAIYLARRLEGLLSRIDGIIMTDSRTYIHINKIKYNVEAFLSLKETILSFNENYIDSIAVYKNLETKLNEIGIYSDHVFYSLFKYHFAQELNLTTNGNSRVLTIGDQEFNRVEELEKFMEIEGKILEKSYIQEKLNYSNVSLNNAIDNSNKIISFDRSFIGLINFVHMSKAEIELFKNLVISNDNDGNISIPELISKINLNKGFKAFIKKNNINKYFIASLVRYYFPEYKGGCNLLSKKINLKIS
- a CDS encoding UvrD-helicase domain-containing protein, with the protein product MAIKKAKRKEINESNLKDFITFDKNDDIQNIDEKFFNYNNLITYEIIDDSDFMENFHNKKYKYYYLNDEQYSCLVDLPPHFIAGSAGSGKSTLTLRKLLNLEENQEFYDISKVLYLTANKYLKDNSFEQYLEFRKNNNKVGDFFTLKEFLCKFLNISPEQIVEFSKFKEFFIFSYPNRKKLDLSIEEIYSEINGIIKGLMIKGGADNWNRDLSKHCISLEDYLNLSSKYSTLDKDSRKTFYDICQKYNYWLQQNDFFDLNDLSILLLKKNLEFDFIIIDEVQDLTEVQIYMLTSLVKNKDNLFLAGDIHQMINATFFNFERIKNLFYSKYNKKVNIKVLSKNYRSCKKIVDLANYFAELRSSYIGNLGIEDYKEVSIQKDGEVNLTQVNIPLLEKAQNDANSAIVVPDNKIKSELLDQLKNKHRVFTIQEIKGLEYNNVICYNLSSTYYNQWTKIFLKSAKHDQKYRKYFNIFYVGITRAQEKLIIMESNIDDNKVLKELHNFLTPNDDVTIDIKNENTTIEKEEWLKEGIKLYKLEQLDEAQYAFEKAGEPTWILERELENLISQLNFKKAIKKLSVKTLKSKEVYYRKLIIDTAIENEQFFVAAECNRTFGISYKDKEIKEGIKKGVTENHFTQKELQKIIQFYKEKKDSNFVGDLLIKMKRFNEALIFYQNLNNSAGIRLARCGILEDYFKSLSNFESKVAELDDIITNKNINSFDKKDKLTALHRALLIKEDPILFEMILYLGGNLSTYVKGKELVPIYCLHRMDISQELKSEFLDIFLKFNFNFNDISFLPIYLKKISMFKLLINRNLLDINIFESTINELLKTKVDLPDNNLEKRKLILYKNIIKNYKNKKENL